One window of Brevibacterium pigmentatum genomic DNA carries:
- a CDS encoding alpha/beta hydrolase, translating into MTQPTLILVHGAFATSFSFAPLQAELAFHGVRSAAVDLPGHGFAATFPLGYQAPQDLARFTSEPGSLRGVTVDDNVRALTEAAARAKEHGPVVIVAHSRGGATLTALANAHPELIDHMVYVSAWAPVDLPAAEYNAEPEMKTVDNAALARALAGDPGQLGLLRCNFRQADLEVLDGLKALFCADVSDDEFRIFLNSLQPDENLDAGGPEHRAQAGTWGTIPRTFVRLGEDRSVPTAMQDRLIREGDALTPDNPYRVRTLMSSHVGWLIRPAEAAMQMAQIAADVAAESDR; encoded by the coding sequence ATGACGCAGCCGACGCTCATCCTCGTCCACGGCGCTTTCGCCACTTCCTTCTCTTTCGCCCCGTTGCAGGCCGAACTCGCCTTCCACGGAGTGCGCTCGGCTGCGGTTGACCTGCCGGGTCACGGTTTCGCCGCCACCTTCCCGCTCGGGTATCAGGCGCCTCAGGACCTCGCCCGGTTCACCTCGGAGCCGGGATCGCTCAGGGGTGTGACCGTCGACGACAATGTCCGGGCTCTCACCGAGGCGGCGGCCCGTGCCAAGGAGCACGGACCGGTGGTCATCGTCGCCCACAGCCGCGGCGGGGCCACATTGACCGCGCTGGCGAATGCGCATCCGGAGCTCATCGACCACATGGTCTATGTCTCCGCATGGGCACCGGTGGACCTCCCGGCCGCCGAATACAATGCCGAACCCGAAATGAAGACCGTCGACAATGCGGCTCTCGCTCGGGCCCTGGCCGGTGATCCCGGGCAGTTGGGACTGCTGCGCTGCAATTTCCGCCAGGCCGACCTGGAAGTCCTCGACGGGTTGAAAGCACTCTTCTGCGCCGACGTCAGCGATGACGAATTCCGCATCTTCCTGAACTCACTGCAGCCGGATGAGAACCTCGACGCGGGAGGGCCCGAACACCGGGCGCAGGCGGGCACGTGGGGGACGATTCCGCGTACGTTTGTCCGCCTCGGCGAGGATCGGAGCGTGCCGACCGCGATGCAGGATCGCCTCATCCGCGAAGGTGATGCGCTCACCCCGGACAATCCCTACCGGGTGCGCACGCTCATGTCGTCCCACGTGGGATGGCTGATCCGCCCCGCCGAGGCGGCCATGCAGATGGCGCAGATCGCCGCCGACGTTGCCGCGGAGTCCGACAGGTAA
- a CDS encoding OsmC family protein, whose amino-acid sequence MSEDIRSIELTRIAENHYRATAPSGASIEFGRGEGLMTPVELLLAAVAGCSSIDVDTVTSRHTEPTKFDVSATADKIDEDGASRVDNVHLDFDLAFPDDEEGRKADARVERLVGLSHDKYCTVSRTVEHPTKVDFSIRRD is encoded by the coding sequence ATGAGTGAAGACATTCGCAGCATCGAACTGACCCGCATCGCCGAGAACCACTACCGCGCCACCGCCCCGAGCGGAGCGAGCATCGAATTCGGCCGCGGCGAGGGTCTCATGACCCCCGTCGAACTGCTCCTGGCCGCCGTCGCCGGCTGCTCGTCGATCGACGTCGACACCGTGACCAGCCGTCACACCGAACCGACGAAGTTCGACGTCTCCGCGACCGCGGACAAGATCGACGAGGACGGAGCCTCTCGCGTGGACAACGTTCACCTCGACTTCGACCTCGCGTTCCCCGACGACGAGGAGGGCCGAAAGGCCGATGCCCGCGTCGAACGGCTCGTCGGGCTCTCTCACGACAAGTACTGCACGGTCTCACGCACGGTCGAACACCCCACGAAGGTCGACTTCAGCATTCGTCGCGACTGA
- a CDS encoding PPK2 family polyphosphate kinase, producing MSEPTSNWTTDPAPLLRAGEGFRLGEVDPESTPGYDGDKESGKKDLEALSTELSDLQERLFAAHHDEESGPAVLLVLQAMDTAGKGGIVRHVVGAVDPQGVELAAFKKPTDEELAHDFLWRIRPRVPGPGMIGVFDRSHYEDVLIGRVRELADGAEIERRYSAINDFEAELVAAGVHIVKVMLHISPDEQKERLAERLDRADKHWKYNPGDVDERLLWPDYMDAYQAAFDRTSTGAAPWFVVPANRKWYARLAVQRLLLDVLKGIDPQWPAADFDVEIEKKRLAES from the coding sequence ATGAGTGAGCCGACGAGCAACTGGACGACCGACCCCGCCCCACTTCTCCGCGCCGGGGAGGGATTCCGCCTCGGCGAGGTCGACCCCGAATCCACTCCCGGCTACGACGGGGACAAGGAGTCGGGGAAGAAGGATCTGGAAGCGCTGTCGACCGAGCTCAGCGATCTGCAGGAACGCCTCTTCGCCGCTCACCACGACGAGGAATCCGGCCCCGCCGTTCTCCTCGTCCTGCAGGCCATGGACACCGCCGGCAAAGGCGGAATCGTCCGCCATGTCGTCGGCGCCGTCGACCCGCAGGGTGTCGAACTCGCGGCCTTCAAGAAACCCACCGACGAGGAACTCGCCCACGACTTCCTCTGGCGCATCCGCCCACGCGTGCCCGGGCCCGGCATGATCGGCGTCTTCGACCGCTCCCACTACGAGGATGTGCTCATCGGCCGCGTCCGCGAACTCGCCGACGGCGCCGAGATCGAGCGCCGCTACTCAGCCATCAACGACTTCGAAGCCGAACTCGTCGCGGCAGGGGTGCACATTGTCAAGGTCATGCTCCACATCTCCCCGGACGAGCAGAAGGAGCGCCTGGCCGAAAGGCTCGACCGTGCCGACAAACACTGGAAATACAATCCGGGAGACGTCGACGAGCGACTCCTGTGGCCGGACTACATGGATGCCTACCAGGCCGCCTTCGACCGTACCTCCACCGGGGCGGCTCCCTGGTTCGTCGTGCCGGCGAACCGGAAATGGTACGCCCGGCTGGCCGTGCAGCGACTGCTGCTTGACGTCCTCAAAGGCATCGACCCGCAGTGGCCCGCCGCCGATTTCGACGTCGAGATCGAGAAGAAGCGACTCGCCGAGAGCTGA
- a CDS encoding molybdopterin-dependent oxidoreductase yields MNRKTRATHRFRGVVAGIAAALMMFGLADLIARAFTPSAAPLLTLGQAIIPLAPPAAIKPVIALFGDNDKLVLVLSTGLGAIVLAGLIGALAVSRRRLATRLLVVAGLVPVIVIIIRPEAGAFDVIPTFIGIAAGIAVFVMLLRLGTPQTLAEAADRPDIAPSIARGSQPSDPLSRRRFFGLAGALGAIGAGTIAAGQTVASLAQDAGAAVAKLVLPTPAKKAAAIPAAASTGVDGTVPFVTEAKDFYRIDTVLSPPVIDPEQWSLRIHGMVENELTLTMDDVLDLPLEEHHITLTCVSNPVGGELVGNATWLGYPVRELLARARPSSQADMVLSHSFDGFTASTPIGALTDDRAALLAVGMNGEPLTPIHGFPARLVVPGLYGFVSATKWVTELEVTRFDEKTAYWTDRGWDAKAPILVASRIEVPKPLAKVPAGDIRVGGTAWAQRSGIERVEVKLDDGEWTQADLAEEVTIDTWRQWRAEFAEVAAGSHTVTVRATDKDGTVQTSKRRDSIPNSATGHHHIQFRVE; encoded by the coding sequence ATGAATCGGAAAACCCGTGCAACCCACCGTTTCCGCGGCGTCGTGGCAGGCATCGCCGCCGCACTCATGATGTTCGGTCTCGCAGACCTCATCGCGCGTGCCTTCACCCCGAGCGCCGCACCTCTGCTCACCCTCGGTCAGGCGATCATCCCACTGGCTCCCCCGGCGGCGATCAAACCCGTCATCGCCTTGTTCGGTGACAACGACAAACTCGTCCTCGTCCTCTCCACCGGCCTCGGTGCGATCGTCCTCGCCGGGCTCATCGGAGCACTGGCGGTTTCCCGCCGGCGCCTGGCCACGAGGCTGCTGGTTGTCGCCGGGCTCGTCCCAGTCATCGTCATCATCATCCGTCCCGAGGCGGGTGCCTTCGACGTCATTCCCACGTTCATCGGCATCGCGGCCGGCATCGCGGTCTTCGTCATGCTGCTGCGCCTCGGAACACCCCAAACCCTCGCCGAGGCGGCCGACCGTCCCGATATCGCCCCCAGTATCGCCCGCGGCTCCCAGCCGTCGGATCCGCTGAGTCGACGTCGCTTCTTCGGCCTCGCCGGGGCCCTCGGCGCCATCGGGGCCGGCACCATCGCCGCCGGCCAGACCGTTGCTTCGCTGGCTCAGGATGCCGGAGCCGCGGTGGCCAAGCTCGTTCTGCCCACCCCTGCGAAGAAGGCGGCCGCGATCCCTGCGGCCGCGAGCACCGGCGTCGACGGCACGGTCCCCTTCGTCACCGAGGCCAAGGACTTCTACCGCATCGACACGGTCCTCTCACCACCGGTCATCGACCCCGAACAGTGGTCGCTGCGCATCCACGGCATGGTCGAGAACGAGCTCACCCTGACGATGGACGACGTGCTCGACCTGCCCCTCGAAGAGCACCACATCACGCTCACCTGCGTATCCAATCCCGTCGGCGGAGAGCTCGTCGGCAATGCGACCTGGCTCGGCTATCCAGTCCGCGAACTCCTCGCCCGAGCCCGCCCGAGCTCGCAGGCCGATATGGTTCTCTCCCACTCCTTCGACGGATTCACCGCCTCGACCCCGATCGGTGCACTGACCGATGACCGTGCGGCCCTCCTGGCGGTGGGAATGAACGGCGAACCGCTCACCCCGATCCACGGGTTCCCCGCCCGCCTCGTCGTTCCCGGACTCTACGGATTCGTCTCCGCGACGAAGTGGGTGACCGAACTCGAGGTCACCCGCTTCGATGAGAAGACCGCCTACTGGACCGACCGCGGGTGGGATGCCAAAGCCCCCATCCTCGTCGCTTCCCGCATCGAGGTCCCCAAGCCGTTGGCCAAGGTCCCTGCCGGGGACATCCGGGTCGGCGGCACCGCCTGGGCACAGCGTTCAGGGATCGAGCGTGTCGAGGTCAAGCTCGACGACGGCGAGTGGACGCAGGCGGATCTCGCCGAGGAAGTCACGATCGACACCTGGCGGCAATGGCGGGCCGAATTCGCCGAGGTGGCCGCGGGCTCCCATACCGTCACCGTGCGCGCCACGGACAAGGACGGCACCGTGCAGACGTCGAAACGTCGAGATTCGATCCCGAACTCGGCCACCGGGCACCACCACATCCAATTCCGCGTCGAATAG
- a CDS encoding trimeric intracellular cation channel family protein → MNLQEFLFLALDLTGTFVFAVSGVLLAARRDFDITGGLVLGTMTGIGGGMIRDVLLDRVPNAIGQPIYLAPPVIATLLIYIIGSHISRARIWIVAFDAMGLGLFSVTGTTIALSAGANYPAALLMGALTACGGGLMRDAVASEDPAIFRGTDLYLIPALFGSGLTIIAEVTGLLGAIASLIIAAAAFGFRMLAWKLQWRVPQPMRQWSYRDTGRRVKKKLPSVFRKPD, encoded by the coding sequence ATGAACCTGCAGGAGTTCCTGTTCCTCGCCCTCGACCTCACCGGCACCTTCGTCTTCGCGGTCTCCGGAGTGCTGTTGGCCGCCCGCCGCGATTTCGATATCACGGGCGGGTTGGTGCTGGGCACGATGACGGGAATCGGCGGCGGCATGATCCGCGATGTGCTCCTCGACCGAGTGCCCAACGCCATCGGCCAACCGATCTACCTCGCCCCGCCGGTGATCGCGACCCTGCTCATCTACATCATCGGCTCCCACATCTCCCGGGCACGGATCTGGATCGTCGCCTTCGACGCGATGGGCCTCGGGCTCTTCAGCGTCACCGGTACGACGATCGCACTGTCCGCCGGGGCGAACTATCCGGCGGCGCTGCTCATGGGTGCGCTGACCGCGTGCGGCGGCGGACTCATGCGCGACGCCGTGGCCAGCGAGGATCCGGCGATCTTCCGCGGCACCGACCTCTACCTCATCCCCGCCCTGTTCGGTTCGGGGCTGACGATCATCGCCGAGGTGACCGGACTGTTGGGTGCCATCGCCTCACTCATCATCGCAGCCGCCGCCTTCGGGTTCCGCATGCTCGCCTGGAAGCTGCAGTGGCGGGTGCCGCAGCCGATGCGGCAATGGTCGTACCGGGACACCGGACGCCGGGTGAAGAAGAAGCTGCCGTCGGTGTTCCGGAAACCGGACTGA
- a CDS encoding OsmC family protein codes for MTEKPGYAQPQAPTGDADEPKSPSAPIYTAKVENLGGTSGEVRVEDGQNLSTAPTSRVEEGNNPEQFLAMAWSTCLGETLKVVLAVNEIEALSRVRVEVELHNEPSGNGFYFAPKAFISIEGVSDTDAEKYAARAHARCPISKLLMGKGTPVVEIEPYKNPDNFQLS; via the coding sequence ATGACTGAGAAACCCGGATACGCCCAGCCGCAGGCTCCGACCGGAGATGCGGATGAGCCGAAGAGCCCGAGTGCGCCGATCTACACCGCGAAGGTCGAGAACCTCGGCGGCACCTCGGGCGAGGTGCGCGTCGAAGACGGCCAGAACCTGTCCACCGCCCCGACCTCACGGGTCGAAGAGGGCAACAACCCGGAACAGTTCCTTGCCATGGCCTGGTCGACCTGCCTTGGTGAAACGCTCAAGGTCGTTCTCGCGGTCAACGAGATCGAAGCACTCTCACGTGTGCGCGTCGAGGTCGAACTGCACAACGAACCCTCCGGCAACGGCTTCTACTTCGCTCCGAAGGCGTTCATCTCCATCGAAGGGGTCTCGGACACCGACGCCGAGAAGTACGCTGCCCGCGCCCACGCTCGCTGCCCCATCTCCAAACTGCTCATGGGCAAGGGCACCCCGGTCGTCGAGATCGAACCGTACAAGAACCCGGACAACTTCCAACTCAGCTGA